A section of the Geoalkalibacter ferrihydriticus DSM 17813 genome encodes:
- the purM gene encoding phosphoribosylformylglycinamidine cyclo-ligase produces MVRFPLCQEFAPLNKNSPSTYKEAGVDIEAGNRFVQMIKPLVKATSRPEVLTDIGGFGGLFSLHADKYEKPTLVASTDGVGTKLKLAFMMDKHDTVGIDLVAMCVNDIVVQGAEPLFFLDYLATGKLAPEKAVEIVKGISAGCVQAGCALIGGETAEMPGFYAEGEYDLAGFTVGVVDNSKIIDGSSITVGDQIIGIASNGLHSNGYSLARKVFFEKMGLQLDARLDGVDLPLGEALLAPTRIYVKTILNLLRDFNIKGMAHITGGGITENVPRVLPRHCRAVIEGNSWPKPALFEALRTGGDIEQAEMYRTFNYGIGMVLIVPAEETDDIMVRLSGLKETAYIIGEVIKSGAEAGDVELR; encoded by the coding sequence ATGGTTCGTTTTCCCCTTTGCCAGGAGTTTGCACCCTTGAATAAAAACAGTCCGAGTACCTACAAAGAAGCCGGTGTGGATATTGAGGCCGGAAATCGCTTCGTGCAGATGATCAAGCCTTTGGTCAAGGCGACCAGCCGTCCCGAAGTGCTGACGGACATCGGCGGCTTCGGCGGGCTCTTTTCGCTGCACGCGGACAAGTATGAGAAACCAACCCTGGTGGCTTCCACCGACGGCGTGGGGACCAAGCTCAAACTGGCCTTCATGATGGACAAGCATGACACGGTGGGCATCGACCTGGTGGCCATGTGCGTCAACGACATCGTGGTGCAGGGCGCGGAGCCGCTGTTTTTTCTCGACTATCTGGCAACGGGCAAACTGGCCCCGGAAAAGGCGGTGGAAATCGTCAAGGGCATTTCGGCCGGCTGCGTGCAGGCGGGCTGTGCCCTCATCGGCGGAGAAACCGCCGAGATGCCCGGTTTTTATGCCGAGGGCGAGTACGACTTGGCGGGCTTTACCGTGGGTGTTGTCGACAACAGCAAAATCATTGATGGCTCGTCAATCACCGTCGGCGATCAGATCATCGGCATTGCATCCAATGGCCTGCACTCCAACGGCTACTCCCTGGCGCGCAAGGTCTTTTTCGAAAAAATGGGGCTGCAACTTGACGCGCGTCTCGATGGTGTTGACCTGCCCCTGGGCGAGGCCCTCCTGGCACCCACGCGCATTTACGTCAAAACCATTCTCAACCTGCTGCGCGATTTTAACATCAAAGGCATGGCTCATATTACCGGCGGCGGCATTACGGAAAACGTTCCGCGGGTTCTACCCCGCCACTGCCGGGCAGTCATCGAAGGCAACAGCTGGCCCAAGCCCGCCCTGTTCGAAGCCCTGCGCACCGGTGGCGATATTGAACAAGCGGAAATGTATCGCACCTTCAACTACGGCATCGGCATGGTGCTGATCGTTCCGGCTGAAGAAACCGACGACATCATGGTGCGCCTCTCGGGCCTTAAGGAAACAGCTTATATTATCGGCGAGGTCATCAAATCCGGCGCGGAAGCCGGGGACGTCGAGTTAAGATAA
- the purN gene encoding phosphoribosylglycinamide formyltransferase: MLAKLRVGVLASGRGSNLQSLIDQSLAGKIDAQIVLVASNKADAGALDKAREAGIATRVLDHRNFGSREEFDGAMVAALREAGVELVLLAGFMRLLSPVFLDAFPQRIMNIHPALLPAFPGLNVQRQALEYGARFSGCTVHFVDGGLDTGPIIIQAAVPILENDTEESLAARILVEEHRIYPRAVQLFAEKRLRIEGRRVRIEPEADPVESALVNPALAE, translated from the coding sequence ATTTTGGCGAAATTGCGTGTGGGCGTTCTGGCCAGCGGTCGTGGCTCCAACCTTCAATCGTTGATCGATCAAAGCCTGGCAGGAAAAATCGACGCGCAGATCGTGCTGGTTGCAAGCAACAAGGCCGATGCCGGAGCCCTGGACAAGGCGCGTGAAGCGGGTATTGCCACGCGGGTTCTGGATCATCGCAACTTTGGCAGTCGCGAGGAATTCGATGGCGCCATGGTCGCCGCCCTGCGCGAGGCCGGCGTGGAGCTGGTGCTGCTCGCCGGCTTTATGCGCCTGCTCTCTCCGGTTTTTCTCGACGCCTTCCCGCAACGCATCATGAACATTCATCCTGCGCTGCTGCCTGCATTTCCCGGGCTCAATGTGCAGCGTCAAGCTCTGGAGTATGGCGCACGTTTTTCCGGCTGCACGGTGCATTTCGTCGATGGCGGCCTGGACACCGGCCCCATCATCATTCAGGCGGCAGTACCGATCCTGGAAAATGACACGGAAGAATCTCTTGCTGCGCGTATCCTCGTGGAGGAACACCGCATCTACCCTCGCGCGGTCCAACTGTTTGCCGAGAAGCGCCTACGTATCGAAGGGCGGCGGGTGCGCATAGAACCGGAGGCTGATCCTGTGGAGTCCGCCCTGGTCAATCCTGCGCTCGCCGAATAA
- a CDS encoding DUF523 domain-containing protein: protein MPDPILVSACLLGLQTRYDNACKGHHGVLDWLHRHRKIPVPVCPEQLAGLPTPRSRTFFCGGDGEAVLDAKAQVVSDEGENRSAIFLHGARETLKVARLSGCRQALLKERSPSCGVHQVYCAEKIIAGRGVATALLRRNGLEVFSEEDLSGMNS from the coding sequence TTGCCGGATCCAATTCTTGTCAGCGCCTGCCTTCTGGGCTTGCAGACCCGCTACGACAATGCCTGCAAAGGCCACCACGGAGTGCTGGACTGGTTGCACCGTCACCGCAAGATCCCCGTTCCCGTGTGCCCGGAACAGCTGGCCGGCCTGCCTACCCCGAGATCGCGTACCTTCTTCTGCGGTGGCGACGGCGAGGCGGTTCTTGACGCCAAGGCGCAGGTCGTCAGCGATGAGGGAGAGAATCGGAGCGCCATCTTCTTACACGGTGCCCGGGAGACTCTCAAGGTTGCCCGGTTGAGCGGGTGCCGGCAAGCCCTGCTCAAGGAACGCAGTCCCTCCTGCGGCGTACATCAGGTCTATTGCGCAGAGAAAATAATTGCCGGCCGGGGCGTTGCCACCGCACTGTTACGGCGCAACGGCCTTGAAGTTTTCAGCGAAGAGGATCTGTCGGGAATGAATTCCTGA
- the rpmB gene encoding 50S ribosomal protein L28, translating to MAKICEICGKKPTTGNNVSHAHNKTKKVWYPNLQKVKALRGGAVRSVKVCTRCIRSGAVTKAV from the coding sequence ATGGCTAAGATTTGTGAAATCTGCGGTAAGAAACCCACGACTGGCAACAACGTCAGTCATGCCCATAACAAAACCAAAAAAGTCTGGTATCCCAACCTGCAGAAGGTTAAGGCTCTGCGCGGGGGCGCAGTGCGCTCCGTCAAGGTTTGCACACGCTGTATCCGCTCCGGCGCGGTCACCAAAGCCGTCTAA
- a CDS encoding RidA family protein, with the protein MPIERIAGDRAPAAIGPYSQGIKAGDFVFFSGQIPLDPQTGEVVSGGIKEQTEQVMNNMKAVLGAADLSFAQVVKTTIYLTDLSQFSLVNEIYGRYFGDPPPARATVQVAALPRGAAVEIEWIAYGGR; encoded by the coding sequence ATGCCGATTGAAAGAATTGCCGGCGACCGGGCACCTGCCGCTATCGGACCTTATTCACAGGGTATCAAAGCGGGAGACTTCGTGTTTTTTTCTGGACAGATTCCCTTGGACCCGCAAACTGGAGAGGTGGTGTCCGGAGGGATCAAAGAGCAGACCGAGCAGGTCATGAACAACATGAAAGCCGTGCTTGGGGCAGCGGATCTCAGCTTCGCCCAAGTGGTCAAGACCACCATTTATTTGACCGATCTCAGCCAGTTTTCTCTGGTCAATGAGATCTATGGCCGTTATTTCGGCGACCCGCCTCCGGCGCGGGCGACCGTCCAGGTTGCCGCATTGCCGCGCGGCGCGGCAGTGGAAATTGAGTGGATCGCTTATGGCGGGCGCTGA